CGCCAAGATGGCTTTTTTTCACCTTCCCCAAATAAGCCTGAAGTTCACTTGCTCACAAAGGACTCGAGTGGATTTCCAGATCACGGGAAAGAGCGTGGTGCAAGGTTAACCATTCAAATTTCCCAGGGAGAAAGACTGTCCAGGAGGTGGGTTGTTAAGAGGTGCGCCTCGCCCAGCTGAAGCTACTCACCAGCGTGAGCTGTATTTTGGTGGAGAAGGTTTTCTTATAGCAGAAGGTCTGGATGACTATGATCACCGGCGTGGTCATGGCCTTGGCCAGCTGATAGGTGCCTATGGTGTTGTTCTGCAGAGATAAGTTGGTGAAGACCACGAAGCCACAGAAGCTGAGGGCCAGGAGGAGAAGCTTGGAAGGCGGCAGACTTTTGGGGGCAAACATGTCCAGTTTCTGGCAGACGTACAAGCCCAGCCAAGTTACCACGAAGTGCACCAGGGTCAGGCTCATGTTGGGGAAGCCGTAGTGGACATAGATCCATTTGTTGAGGAACACGATGCAGATGGACACCAGTAGGTTGAGCAGGAGCCCGGCGGCGATGCGCCCTCTGCCTCGTACTCTATCGGCCAGCGCTGCCATGACCCCCGCGGAGCCGGGGCCCTTCACCATCGGAAAGGGGCGCCCGGCCTACCTCCAGCTGCCCTTTGCCTCCTCCTCCGCCGCCGCGTCCTCGCAGCCCCTGGCTTTACGGTCCGGCCGGGGAGAGGCATGCAACCACTGGGTCCCTGGCAAGCTGCAGCCTCAGCGGATCACACATGCTCTGCCACCGCCCATTCAGCCGGCGACTACGCGGCAGCACGTCCCGCGCGCTCCGCCCCCTTCCGCCCTCGGCCACGTGACTCGGGGAGCCCGCGCTTCCGCCCTTGAACAGTTCAGGAAGCGGCCTCTACCTGCGCAGGCGCGTTGAGCTCTGGGTGCGGAGAGCTGCGTCCTTGGTCCACTATCTCCTGGGTTACCTAAACCTGGCTGCGCCAATCTGCGACCCCTTTCTTGTTTGGTATTTTCTGTGTCGGTTGAGTAGACTTGCTAGGTATTCTTGGTGCTGAGCAAATTTTAGCCCTCGCCAAACAGGGGAAAGCATTACTTCTTGAAACcatatttttagacattttattttaaaaattcaaacatagaGAAGAGTAGACAGTATGATGAACCCTCATATACTCATCATGGTTAGTaaactattcagattttttttttgaatcaatGTTTGGTTTTTCATCGTCCTAGAAGTGTCCATTTTACTTAGATGTTCTAATATACTTGGTCAGAGTTGTATATGGTATTCTaccatattttcaatttatttcatctgtTGTCACATCACTTTACTTATTCTAAACATTATGCATTTGAGTGAAATTCCTGGGTTAAATGGTAGATTGTttataatatttgaaaaggtcaataaaataGTTATccacaagaacagaaatagtcAAAACTTTCCCCAaagattgtaccattttacattccccagCAATATGTCCCAGTcacagttgctccacatcctcccaAACATTTGGT
The Globicephala melas chromosome 10, mGloMel1.2, whole genome shotgun sequence genome window above contains:
- the SLC35E3 gene encoding solute carrier family 35 member E3 isoform X2, with the protein product MVKGPGSAGVMAALADRVRGRGRIAAGLLLNLLVSICIVFLNKWIYVHYGFPNMSLTLVHFVVTWLGLYVCQKLDMFAPKSLPPSKLLLLALSFCGFVVFTNLSLQNNTIGTYQLAKAMTTPVIIVIQTFCYKKTFSTKIQLTLWVGAKQHELQVNSMQLLYYQAPMSSAMLLVAVPFFEPVFAEGGIFGPWSVSALLMVLLSGVIAFMVNLSIYWIIGNTSPVTYNMFGHFKFCITLLGGYVLFKDPLSINQGLGMLCTLFGILAYTHIKLSEQEGSKSKLMQRP